From the genome of Rhodospirillales bacterium:
CTGCTCATCTCGGCATCTCGTCGGTCACCCTTGCCGAACTCTTGTACGGCGCGGAGAAATCCGCCCGGCCCGCGGCCAATCTCGGCGTCGTGGAGAGTTTCGCCGCCCGGCTGACCGTGCTGCCGTTCGACGACCGAGCCGCCTTGCACTACGGGCAGATACGCGCCGACTTGGAGCGCAAGGGTACCCCGATCGGTCCCTACGATCTGATGATCGCCGGCCACGCCCGGAGCGAGGCCCTGGTTCTTGTTACCGCCAATATCCGCGAGTTCCGTCGCGTTTCCGGTCTGCGCGTCGAAAACTGGCTGGCGCCCACCGGGCCTTCCGGTTGATCGCGCGCGAACTCGGCGTCAAGACCATCGACGAGGACGAGTGGGAGAGGATGAGTGGCTAGGCGAAAAGGGTATAAACACGTTGCTTAGTGAGGAACGACTAAAACAATTACTTCGAATCTGTCCGTTTTCCGGCTTAAGTCCCCTTCAAGGCCTGCGGGATTACGAATAAAGTTTTCTGGATCGTAAACAAAACAGATCAAAATTTTGCAGTCAGGGTGTGCTTGATAGCGTTCAATATCAATTATGAGCTGTTCGCCGATCTGTTTGTCTCGCAATGAAGCGGTAGCAAATTTAGTTTCGATAACAACTTTTTCATCTTTTAAGAGAAAATCCAAACGGGACGATGCCCCGGCATAACTCGGGGATACTTCCTCGGCACGGACGTCGAAAAACAGTCCACGCAAAATCGCGTGCAATAAATATTGGATATCATACTCGTCGTGGATTTCGATAGCGGGTCGATCGGCATGTCGTTTTTTTAACTGCCTAACGACAATATCAAAACGCCTCAATATCTGACGCAATGCATCCAAAAAATCCGGTTTTCCTGCGCTAATTGGTTTTTCAATTGGCTTAAGCCATGAAATGGCCTCGAATTCGTCATATAGCGCTTTTCGCAAATTGCTAAAACCGTATTGGTGAAATGAAGTTGATTCACAAGACAATGAAACTTTTGAGCCATAGCTAATTTCGATTAAGGCGGCAATTTGATAAGTCCCTTCATATCGTGACGCCGAAATCGTCGCGTATTTCCAATGCTTCTTGTCGATACTTTTTATATAAGCATCCCACCCCTTCGCCTGACTAACGCGAAGAACCATGTCTATTATCTCTTCAAGGCGCCCCATTTGTGACTTAGTCGATTTGCCTTCTTCTGTCTTTTGGGGATCATGAAGGTGACAATAACCAGAAGTCCCTGCTTTCAATCGGCAAGGTTGTCCAGTTTCTGTTTTTGCTTTGCAATATTGGTTAGATGGTTCTGACATAAAACAAATCCGATAAAAGTTACGATCGGCCCGTTCTTTGTGGTTCACATACCCGCACCGACGTAACTCAAATTTCGTACTCCTTTGCCGAATAGCGCACAACTACCCATCCGCCCACGCACAAAACCGGCGCGGGAGGCTTCCGCCCGCCGCGCCCGGTATCGAGTGCCCCCTGGGAAACTTGGGAGCGTTGGTTTGAGAGCCGCCCGTTCACCGGGCGGTCGTTCGATTATCTTTTGCGCCCCAGGCGGGGCGCTTCCTTCGGAGCGCGCGGGGATTCGCCCGCGCGCATTTTCACCCATCTTCCC
Proteins encoded in this window:
- the vapC gene encoding tRNA(fMet)-specific endonuclease VapC, which codes for MLRYLLDTDICIFTIKNRPPALREVFNERAAHLGISSVTLAELLYGAEKSARPAANLGVVESFAARLTVLPFDDRAALHYGQIRADLERKGTPIGPYDLMIAGHARSEALVLVTANIREFRRVSGLRVENWLAPTGPSG